The region GTAGAACTGATTGCACCGATTGCTATGGAAGAAGGCTTGCGCTTTGCAATCCGTGAAGGCGGCCGTACCGTAGGTGCCGGCGTCGTTTCCAGCATCATCGCTTAATAAGGAATACAGATAATGGCAAACCAAAAAATCCGTATTCGTCTGAAAGCCTATGATTACAGCCTGATCGACCGTTCGGCTCAAGAAATCGTTGAAACCGCAAAACGCACCGGCGCTGTAGTAAAAGGCCCGATTCCGTTGCCGACTAAAATCGAGCGTTTCAACATTCTGCGTTCTCCACACGTGAACAAAACTTCTCGTGAACAACTGGAAATCCGCACCCACTTGCGCCTGATGGACATTGTTGACTGGACTGACAAAACTACCGATGCACTGATGAAACTGGATCTGCCAGCCGGTGTGGATGTAGAAATCAAAGTTCAATAATCATCGCTTAAAGATGAATCAGCCGAACAGGAAACTGTTCGGCTTTTTTAATATCGTATATCATAAAGTTAAGAGGCCGTCTGAAAATCGATATTGCTGATTTCTGCAAAATTAAAAATCTGGTTTTCAGACGGCATCAACGTGAAGCCTCCTGAACACGTGCGTGCTGAAGCACACATCATTACAC is a window of Neisseria yangbaofengii DNA encoding:
- the rpsJ gene encoding 30S ribosomal protein S10, which produces MANQKIRIRLKAYDYSLIDRSAQEIVETAKRTGAVVKGPIPLPTKIERFNILRSPHVNKTSREQLEIRTHLRLMDIVDWTDKTTDALMKLDLPAGVDVEIKVQ